The Hemicordylus capensis ecotype Gifberg chromosome 6, rHemCap1.1.pri, whole genome shotgun sequence genome window below encodes:
- the LOC128328802 gene encoding cathelicidin-related peptide Oh-Cath-like, translated as MEGRAWRVLLMLAILAAATTALPPQQAAWSYEEAVSLAIDLYNREPEGDFAFWLLEAKPQPKWDSSAKSPQRIRFTMKETNCPVSKERSLEGCAFKADGLEKECSGTFSAQQGTPITQFNCETVPNDHIRTRRSPSLIRKELKKANSRIF; from the exons ATGGAGGGCCGTGCCTGGAGAGTCCTGTTGATGCTTGccattttggcagcagccaccacagctTTGCCCCCTCAGCAAGCCGCGTGGAGCTACGAGGAGGCCGTCTCCTTGGCCATAGACCTTTACAACCGAGAACCCGAGGGGGACTTTGCCTTCTGGCTCCTGGAAGCCAAGCCTCAGCCAAAGTGG GACTCCTCAGCAAAGTCCCCTCAGCGAATACGGTTCACAATGAAGGAAACCAACTGCCCAGTCTCCAAGGAGCGGTCCCTAGAGGGATGTGCCTTCAAGGCTGATGGG CTGGAGAAGGAATGTTCCGGAACGTTCTCTGCCCAACAAGGGACTCCCATTACCCAGTTCAATTGTGAAACTGTACCTAATGAT CACATCCGCACCAGGAGATCACCcagtctcataaggaaggagctTAAGAAAGCCAACAGCCGCATTTTTTAG